Genomic segment of Microcoleus sp. bin38.metabat.b11b12b14.051:
TAGTTCCCGAATTCAACCGCGTCCTCCAGCAAATGAAAGCCAGCGGTCAAATTCAGGAACTAGCTACTAAGTGGTTTTCGCGATCGATCGCCCAAGAACCCGCTCAAGGAAATCAGCCTGCTGCTGCACCCAAGTTCGGGTTAGATTTTGGCAAAATTGTGCCGAATTTGCCTTACATTTTGTCAGGGATTTGGGTAACGCTCACCTTTACCTTGCTCTCGGCATTTCTGGGATTTCTCTGGGGAATCGTGCTGTCTCTGTTTAAGATTTCTAGCATTAAACCGCTGTTCTGGTTCGCCACTGCTTACACCTCGATTTTTCGAGGAACGCCGCTAATTTTGCAATTGACTTTAGTTTATTTTGCAACCCCGCAGCTTACGGGCTATAATATATCGGCGCTGCAAGCTGGCGTGATTACTTTTTTCCTGAATTCTGGCGCTTATATTTCCGAGACAATCCGCGCGGGAATTCAAGCTGTAGATCAAGGTCAAAAAGAAGCAGCAGAATCCCTTGGCGTTCCCTACAAACTGATGATGGGTGATATTATTTTGCCGCAAGCATTGAAAAATATTTTGCCTGCATTGGTAAATGAAAGTATTGCTTTGTTGAAGGATTCAGCTTTGGTTTCAGTGATTGGCGTAGAAGATTTGCTGCGCCGCGCTACAATTGTCGGAGCCGAAAAGTACATTTACTTTGAACCTTTGATATTTGTCGGCGCAATTTATTATTTGATGGTGCTTAGTTTAACTTGGGGGGCCAATGTACTCGAACGCAGACTCCAAAGTAGCAGTTAAAGTCGATCGCCTTTATAAGTCTTTTGGCAATCTTAAGGTTTTGCGCGAGATTACCACGGAGATTCACAAAGGAGAAGTAATTGCAATTATCGGCCCTTCGGGCTGCGGTAAGTCTACTTTTTTGCGGTGTTTGAATTTACTGGAAGTTCCGACTTCGGGACAAATCTACATTGACGGCGTGGATATCACTTTGCCGAAAGCCGATATTATGAAAATGCGGCAAAAAGTGGGGATGGTGTTTCAGCATTTCCACTTATTCCCGCACATGACGGTGCTGCAAAATGTGACCTATGCACCTATCAAAGTCAAGCACGTTGGTAAGGATGAGGCGCGTCTGAAGGGCTTAGAATTGCTGGAAAAAGTCGGTTTGTCGGATAAGGCGGAAGTTTATCCTTCTAAGCTTTCGGGGGGTCAAAAACAGCGGGTGGCGATCGCCCGCTGCTTGGCGATGGAACCGGAAATTTTGCTAATGGATGAACCGACTTCTGCACTCGATCCTGAAATGGTTAAAGAAGTGTTAGACGTGATGAAAGCTTTGACGCAGACGGGGATTACCATGGCTATTGTGACTCACGAGATGGGTTTTGCACGGGAAGTCGCCCACCGCATCTTGTTTCTGGATGGCGGAAAAGTGGCGGAAGATGTGCCGCCGCAGGAGTTTTTTAGTAACCCCAAGTGCGATCGAGCCAAGCAATTTCTAGAAAAAATGCTCTAACAGGTTCGTAGTGAGGAATGAGAGTCCTTCTTCAAGTTCGTAGTGAGGAATGAGAGTCCTTCTTCTGAGTTTTCTGAGAAAGGACTCTCATTGGGAGCATCCCGGTTTTGCAAAAGCCTCAAATGGCCCTCCGGTCGTTGAGGTAAGCACAACGAAGTTTTAGCATTTGATTGACATTTTTTTTCAACCATTGAGCCCCGGAGATTTTCAACCTTCTATCTATTTGTTTGACCGTCGATTCCACGGCTCCCGAGCCTCGGCGAACAAATCTTGTCTGATGATAATTGCTCATAGTTAACAATTCTAGAGCGATGCTTTTCTAGATA
This window contains:
- a CDS encoding amino acid ABC transporter ATP-binding protein — its product is MYSNADSKVAVKVDRLYKSFGNLKVLREITTEIHKGEVIAIIGPSGCGKSTFLRCLNLLEVPTSGQIYIDGVDITLPKADIMKMRQKVGMVFQHFHLFPHMTVLQNVTYAPIKVKHVGKDEARLKGLELLEKVGLSDKAEVYPSKLSGGQKQRVAIARCLAMEPEILLMDEPTSALDPEMVKEVLDVMKALTQTGITMAIVTHEMGFAREVAHRILFLDGGKVAEDVPPQEFFSNPKCDRAKQFLEKML
- a CDS encoding ABC transporter substrate-binding protein/permease, coding for MKRFKLRSMLAAAIAIAFSLIAIASYAQANKTLTLATSPDYPPYEFKDTAVSGNEIIGFDIDIAKYITKELGYELKVIGMDFNGLIPALQAKRADFVMAGMTPTAERKKNVDFSELYYEAQNTIVANKGSKLTKAEDLTGKKVGVQLGSIQQEAVKKMAGVQVAPLNKIPDLIQEIKANRIAAGVIEDTVAKGYAAANPDLEFNTIPNTEESGSAIAFPKGSRLVPEFNRVLQQMKASGQIQELATKWFSRSIAQEPAQGNQPAAAPKFGLDFGKIVPNLPYILSGIWVTLTFTLLSAFLGFLWGIVLSLFKISSIKPLFWFATAYTSIFRGTPLILQLTLVYFATPQLTGYNISALQAGVITFFLNSGAYISETIRAGIQAVDQGQKEAAESLGVPYKLMMGDIILPQALKNILPALVNESIALLKDSALVSVIGVEDLLRRATIVGAEKYIYFEPLIFVGAIYYLMVLSLTWGANVLERRLQSSS